In one window of Festucalex cinctus isolate MCC-2025b chromosome 14, RoL_Fcin_1.0, whole genome shotgun sequence DNA:
- the cep170aa gene encoding centrosomal protein of 170 kDa isoform X4, whose translation MSVTSWFLVSSGGTRHRLPREMIFVGRDDCELMLQSRSVDKQHAVINYEPGSDEHKVKDLGSLNGTFVNDVRIQEQMYITLKMEDKLRFGYDTNWFTVERGELTVPEEALKHEKFTSGLQLSKKPSKGETTSSKSPIKTASKTPKSPSGGTPRPGQTTTDGVSPSKEPPPHKPADSHKTEERIGVDVAALPRGTPLYGQPAWWGYGDADDENSLKQEIKTPGKKHELAEGREARRGEDGPNPGYMEIPTKENHHVATNGIHEIPTKDTEGAGSQSSAAQGHASFTIEFDNTSPGRVTIKDHVSKFTPGQHRSRAKRSSAGSGGAGGRDLSTLQAAMMASESKVADWLAQNDPTLIRGESTEDDSKSNKSDVPVHLKRLKGSKHEDGTQSDSENGLGLRFASRRHALEERLKAAHAHVGLGGGSGAASENAASGSRGGGGGGSRTAFMIEFYDEENPRKRRSYSFSQTAPLLSGASGEGLCPQPPSQPKVFSISTSAADSGKVPAPISATVAAGAPTAARVLLKQRSEDPSIGRSSISTGLATGSPTSPSEDTSVTGQAAAREAGDNHSDNGTYTIELENRNLEEEEARRMIDKVFGLQQNQDSSILDLQGEGKGKEAGETGKEVPPTDSNWVSQWAHLAASHTRTDPEGSGAETANFQDKERGGDALKPSAPLSRGQSSSSLTDRKRRTLPPLPVDDPRAIAKAHLSRSEVGEKQDTEPQEKENKGDGESPPPPAENGDMSDKRKPSATSSPCKAAARSSGSVERRKRSDKRKEEEEDDGSDKSGKPLVRQGSFTIEKPSGSIPAELIPRINRGGAGTRERSDSAGSMDTATLLKDTEAVMAFLEAKLRDENKLEPKATKKTSSSVSSQISGYGVHPRTDSISPESDVDTASTASHVAGEAEGKAGGVQKRRSLSSMHREKSNMSTASRSGVSASARDRLERKAKSRTAEASGRAEARRSVQPSSSRARQPSLDLTDDDQTSSFPISDILSSDQETYSGYGLDGKHDGRSAKNAVASSSSKSSRTLQAATTSSSLSKQAALPKPRPTRASLLRRARLGDTSDTDLADADRVSVASEVSTTSSTSKPPSGRGGLSRLDMLAQPRRNRVGSISARSDSECTAARGSAASTRLSAETALRLGLRSSTPTESKLTPRMRANSVSKLNEARTKTATTGYCSPTVSSSNRWRRLPPEYASTSEEEFGSGRNSSKHGGRPHTRPHHLVPARGSRPSAAATPDSRSGSASSTLPGVGAVVLKHRMKEQDEYIRDWTAHSEEIARLFPCVRRISQDLAKDLATLAREIHDVAGKIDSVSSSDTAPSTAATTPGSAVDTREEVGPARPDLQESMRQLVDRVFDESLKFRKIPPVIDGAKMPEINGKPVELRPRAPDGHEPRALRRRTWNREEAVLDSLLIHSVSQLSTKIRQSTDKTAGKIRILFKDQDRNWDDIERKMKSESDVPLLKSSNKEISAVLLELRRVEKQLEVINLMLDPDGSLDAAVSPLSPAKVPAAKTTPPPPSPSSAGAGPKLPEILQASGEPARLPASDGTVGLGLASVGGLPFARMRPSGKEALVQK comes from the exons TCGCGCAGTGTGGACAAGCAGCACGCCGTCATCAACTACGAGCCCGGCTCGGACGAACACAAGGTCAAGGACCTGGGCAGCCTCAATGGG ACTTTTGTCAACGATGTGCGCATTCAAGAGCAGATGTACATCACCCTCAAAATGGAGGATAAACTGAGGTTTGGATATGATA CCAACTGGTTCACGGTGGAGCGAGGCGAGCTCACCGTGCCCGAGGAGGCTCTCAAG CATGAAAAATTCACCAGTGGCCTCCAGCTGAGCAAGAAGCCGTCCAAAGGTGAAACCACCAGCAGCAAGTCCCCCATTAAGACCGCATCAAAGACGCCAAAGTCTCCCAGTGGCGGCACCCCCAGGCCCGGCCAAACAACAACAGATGGGGTCTCTCCCTCCAAAGAGCCCCCACCACACAAACCTGCAGACTCTCACAAAACGGAGGAAAGGATTGGAG TGGATGTTGCGGCTCTACCTCGCGGGACCCCCCTGTACGGCCAGCCGGCGTGGTGGGGGTACGGGGACGCCGATGACGAGAATTCTTTGAAGCAGGAAATCAAGACGCCCGGCAAAAAGCACGAGCTCGCAG AAGGCAGAGAGGCTCGTCGTGGAGAGGACGGCCCCAACCCAGGCTACATGGAGATCCCGACCAAGGAAAATCATCACGTGGCCACCAACGGCATCCATGAAATACCCACCAAGGACACGGAGGGGGCCGGCTCACAAAGCAGTGCAG CGCAAGGCCACGCCTCCTTCACGATAGAGTTCGACAACACGTCCCCCGGGAGGGTCACCATCAAAGACCACGTCTCAAAGTTCACGCCCGGCCAGCACAGATCCCGCGCCAAGAGGAGCAGCGCGGGCAGCGGAGGGGCCGGGGGCAGGGACCTGAGCACGTTGCAGGCGGCCATGATGGCGTCGGAGAGCAAGGTGGCCGATTGGCTGGCGCAGAACGACCCCACGCTCATCCGCGGCGAGTCCACGGAGGACGACAGCAAGAGCAACAAGAGCGACGTGCCGGTGCATCTCAAAAGGCTGAAAG GAAGCAAACATGAGGATGGCACTCAAAGCGACTCTGAAAATGGCCTGGGCCTGCGCTTCGCCAGCCGGCGCCACGCCCTCGAGGAGCGTCTAAAAGCCGCGCACGCCCACGTGGGATTAGGAGGCGGCTCGGGAGCGGCCAGTGAGAACGCGGCGAGCGGGTctcgaggcggcggcggcggcggcagccgcACGGCCTTTATGATCGAGTTCTACGACGAGGAGAACCCCCGCAAGCGGCGCTCGTACTCCTTTTCCCAGACTGCGCCGCTGCTGAGCGGAGCCAGCGGCGAGGGCCTGTGTCCGCAACCCCCCTCTCAACCCAAGGTGTTCAGCATTTCCACCTCGGCCGCAGACTCAG GTAAAGTCCCGGCCCCGATCTCCGCCACAGTGGCTGCCGGCGCCCCCACGGCGGCCCGCGTGCTCCTCAAGCAGAGGTCGGAAGACCCGAGCATCGGCCGGAGCTCAATCAGCACGGGGCTGGCGACCGGAAGCCCCACCAGCCCCAGCGAGGACACCTCCGTCACGGGGCAAGCGGCCGcgagggaggcgggggacaaccACAGCGATAATGGCACCTACACCATCGAGCTGGAAAACCGCAacttggaggaggaggaggccaggCGCATGATTGACAAG GTATTTGGGCTGCAGCAAAACCAGGACTCCTCCATATTGGATCTCCAAGGGGAGGGAAAAGGAAAAGAAGCAGGAGAGACAGGAAAGgag GTTCCTCCGACGGACTCCAACTGGGTTTCCCAGTGGGCACATTTGGCTGCCAGCCACACCAGGACCGATCCGGAAGGTTCTGGAGCCGAGACCGCTAACTTCCAGGACAAGGAAAGAG GAGGTGATGCCTTGAAGCCCAGCGCGCCCCTCAGCCGGGGCCAATCGTCGTCAAGTCTGACTGACCGCAAGCGCAGGACCCTCCCCCCTCTCCCCGTGGATGACCCCCGCGCCATCGCCAAAGCTCACCTGTCACGGTCCGAGGTCGGAGAAAAGCAGGACACGGAACCCCAGGAGAAAGAGAACAAAGGAGACGGCGAATCCCCGCCGCCTCCCGCGGAGAACGGCGACATGAGCGACAAACGCAAACCGAGCGCCACCTCCTCCCCGTGCAAGGCCGCCGCGCGGAGCTCCGGTAGCGTCGAGCGCAGGAAGAGGTCTGACaaaaggaaggaggaggaggaggacgatggCAGCGACAAGTCCGGGAAGCCTCTGGTGCGtcaaggcagcttcaccatcgAGAAGCCCAGCGGCAGCATCCCCGCCGAGCTCATCCCGCGCATCAACAGAGGCGGCGCCGGGACCCGCGAGCGCAGCGACTCGGCGGGCAGCATGGACACGGCCACGCTCCTCAAGGACACCGAAGCCGTCATGGCCTTCCTGGAGGCCAAACTGAGGGACGAAAACAAACTTGAGCCCAAAGCCACCAAGAAAACCAGCAGCAGCGTCAGCAGCCAGATCTCGGGCTACGGCGTCCACCCTCGGACGGACTCCATCTCGCCCGAGTCGGACGTGGACACGGCCAGCACGGCGAGCCACGTGGCCGGCGAGGCCGAGGGGAAGGCCGGCGGCGTGCAGAAGCGCCGCTCGCTCAGTAGCATGCACCGCGAGAAGAGCAACATGAGCACGGCCTCCAGGTCCGGCGTCTCCGCCAGCGCGCGCGACCGCTTGGAGAGGAAAGCCAAAAGCAGAACCGCGGAAGCGTCCGGTCGGGCTGAGGCGCGTCGCTCGGTGCAACCGTCCTCCTCCCGAGCACGCCAACCGTCACTCGACCTCACCGATGACGACCAGACGTCTTCCTTCCCCATTTCGGACATCCTCTCATCAGACCAGGAGACCTACTCCGGATACGGATTGGACGGCAAACACGACGGCAGGTCTGCCAAGAACGCGGTGGCGAGCTCTTCGTCCAAAAGCAGCCGCACCCTCCAGGCCGCCACGACGTCGTCCTCCCTGAGCAAGCAGGCGGCGCTGCCGAAGCCGCGACCCACCCGAGCCTCCCTCCTCCGCCGAGCGCGACTGGGGGACACCTCTGACACGGACCTGGCCGATGCCGACCGAGTCTCGGTGGCATCCGAGGTGTCCACCACCAGCTCCACCTCCAAACCGCCGTCCGGTCGGGGGGGGCTGTCGCGTCTGGACATGCTGGCGCAGCCGCGTCGCAACCGGGTGGGCTCCATCTCGGCACGCAGCGACTCGGAGTGCACGGCGGCACGGGGCTCGGCCGCGTCCACGCGCCTTTCGGCCGAGACGGCGCTACGTCTGGGCTTGCGCTCGTCCACGCCAACCGAGAGCAAGCTGACTCCCAGGATGAGGGCCAACAGCGTGTCCAAGTTGAACGAGGCCAGAACCAAGACCGCGACCACTGGCTACTGCTCGCCCACAG TGTCCAGCAGCAACCGGTGGAGACGCCTGCCTCCCGAGTACGCGTCCACCTCAGAGGAAGAGTTCGGCTCGGGCCGCAACTCTTCCAAGCACGGAGGACGCCCGCACACGCGGCCGCACCACCTGGTGCCGGCGCGCGGATCCCGACCCAGCGCCGCCGCGACCCCGGACTCGCGGTCCGGATCGGCCTCAAGTACGCTGCCGGGGGTGGGCGCGGTGGTGCTGAAACATCGCATGAAGGAGCAAGACGAGTACATCCGGGACTGGACGGCGCACAGCGAGGAGATAGCCAG GTTGTTCCCATGTGTGCGCAGGATCAGCCAGGACCTGGCCAAGGACTTGGCCACCTTGGCGCGCGAGATCCACGACGTGGCCGGCAAGATCGACTCGGTCAGCTCGTCGGACACGGCGCCCAGCACCGCCGCCACCACGCCGGGCTCGGCCGTCGACACCCGCGAAGAGGTAGGCCCGGCGCGGCCCGACTTGCAGGAGAGCATGAGACAG CTGGTGGATCGTGTGTTTGACGAGAGCCTGAAATTCCGGAAGATCCCTCCCGTCATCGACGGCGCCAAGATGCCAGAGATCAACGGCAAGCCGGTGGAGCTCCGTCCCCGCGCCCCCGACGGCCACGAGCCCCGGGCGCTCAGGAGACGCACGTGGAACCGAGAGGAG GCGGTTTTGGACAGCCTTCTCATCCATTCAGTCTCTCAGCTGTCCACCAAGATTAGACAGTCGACTGATAAAACCGCAGGAAAAATCAG GATATTGTTCAAGGATCAGGACAGGAACTGGGACGACATTGAAAGGAAAATGAAATCAGAAAGCGATGTGCCACTCTTGAAGTCCTCCAACAAG GAAATCTCCGCCGTGCTACTTGAGCTCAGAAGAGTCGAGAAGCAGCTTGAAG TCATCAATCTGATGCTGGACCCGGACGGGTCGCTGGACGCCGCCGTCAGTCCGCTCTCGCCCGCTAAGGTCCCGGCCGCCAAAaccacgccgccgccgccctctCCCAGCTCTGCCGGCGCCGGACCGAAGCTGCCCGAGATCCTTCAGGCGTCCGGAGAGCCCGCCAGGCTTCCGGCATCCGACGGCACCGTAGGTCTCGGTTTAGCATCCGTCGGCGGTCTGCCGTTCGCTCGCATGCGGCCCAGCGGCAAGGAGGCCCTCGTGCAGAAGTGA